A DNA window from Daucus carota subsp. sativus chromosome 3, DH1 v3.0, whole genome shotgun sequence contains the following coding sequences:
- the LOC108211118 gene encoding uncharacterized protein LOC108211118 isoform X1 gives MLKFQRAIHTYIHTPSNCPRLTKFSLHPPNSVEVEYANGSVYKLSSEFLRIYSPAADSKIRSVGGEKVIYGRRHVGIMSGEPVGNYGVRLLFDDLHKTGIYTWEYLYYIGSNKFTLMRNYIKTLQKHGLSRDPPRRS, from the exons ATGTTGAAGTTTCAGAGagctatacatacatatatacatacacccTCCAACTGCCCTCGCCTCACCAAGTTCTCTCTTCACCCTCCCAATTCT GTAGAAGTGGAATATGCCAATGGTAGCGTGTACAAATTGTCATCCGAATTCTTAAGAATATATAGCCCAGCTGCTGATAGCAAGATCAGATCAGTTGGAGGTGAAAAG GTGATATATGGGCGTCGCCATGTGGGCATCATGTCTGGAGAACCCGTAGGAAACTACGGGGTAAG GTTGCTTTTTGACGATCTCCATAAAACTGGGATATACACTTGGGAGTATCTGTATTATATTGGAAGCAACAAGTTTACACTGATGAGAAATTATATCAAAACATTGCAGAAGCATGGACTGAGCCGAGATCCACCTAGAAGAAGTTAG
- the LOC108211118 gene encoding uncharacterized protein LOC108211118 isoform X2 — MLKFQRAIHTYIHTPSNCPRLTKFSLHPPNSVEVEYANGSVYKLSSEFLRIYSPAADSKIRSVGGEKVIYGRRHVGIMSGEPVGNYGVAF; from the exons ATGTTGAAGTTTCAGAGagctatacatacatatatacatacacccTCCAACTGCCCTCGCCTCACCAAGTTCTCTCTTCACCCTCCCAATTCT GTAGAAGTGGAATATGCCAATGGTAGCGTGTACAAATTGTCATCCGAATTCTTAAGAATATATAGCCCAGCTGCTGATAGCAAGATCAGATCAGTTGGAGGTGAAAAG GTGATATATGGGCGTCGCCATGTGGGCATCATGTCTGGAGAACCCGTAGGAAACTACGGG GTTGCTTTTTGA
- the LOC108213903 gene encoding myb-related protein 315 yields the protein MGRQPCCDKVGLKRGPWTIEEDRKLMNFILENGIQCWRTIPKLAGLLRCGKSCRLRWINYLRPDLKRGMLSETEENQIIQLHAHFGNRWAKIASHFPGRTDNEIKNHWNTRIKKRLKLLGVDPVTHSPIEPKEKSEMITETTPDSTSPVPETRPETSDITDKKSEMNAGSDETMNLSSNYEGLLENLDVLLWMNQEANTSTSYSPSFSLEESLSNPLMGESSYIQEDTIQQWGQSVDSMLSWDDFNQLQEELYYFGYR from the exons GGTCCATGGACTATTGAAGAAGACCGCAAGCTCATGAATTTTATCCTTGAAAATGGCATACAGTGTTGGAGAACAATCCCCAAGCTCGCAG GGCTGCTGAGATGCGGGAAAAGTTGCAGATTGAGATGGATCAATTATTTGAGGCCTGATCTTAAAAGGGGCATGCTATCTGAAACGGAAGAGAATCAAATTATACAACTCCATGCTCATTTTGGAAACAG gTGGGCTAAGATTGCCTCTCATTTTCCTGGCCGCACTGACAATGAAATCAAGAACCACTGGAACACCCGAATCAAGAAAAGGCTGAAGCTACTTGGAGTGGACCCTGTGACACACAGCCCCATTGAGCCTAAAGAAAAGTCAGAAATGATCACTGAGACAACACCAGACTCCACTTCACCTGTTCCTGAGACCAGGCCGGAAACTAGTGATATAACTGACAAAAAAAGTGAAATGAATGCGGGTTCAGATGAAACCATGAACCTATCAAGCAACTACGAAGGCCTTTTAGAGAATCTGGATGTCCTCTTATGGATGAACCAAGAAGCCAACACCTCTACTTCTTACAGCCCATCATTCTCTTTGGAAGAATCTCTGAGCAATCCATTGATGGGGGAATCTTCGTATATCCAAGAAGATACTATACAACAATGGGGACAATCTGTGGATTCCATGCTCTCATGGGATGATTTCAATCAACTTCAGGAAGAGCTTTACTATTTCGGATATAGATAA